GTCTGAGAAATAATTCATTATCAGCAAAGAGTACAGCTGTTCTTTGAGCAATGATGATATACAGTTAATTTGTGCACAGAGACAGAAACCgattacatgtaatctgatttttttttaaactaattaatcagttacgttaccagctaaaatattgtaatcagattacagatatgAAAAACTAGATGACTTCTTGGAGTACTTTTAAACTCTGAAAGGATGTTTGTGGGGATGCTTTCTGTCtttaatgcctcttaaggggaaagtaatccagAAATAACTCAAAGTAATACAATGATGATACGGAGTTTGGGTTGTCCAAaattacattactgattacaattttggacaggtaacttgtTACTAACGGATTACATTCAGAAAGTAACTTAACCACTCCTACggccggacacacacacacttaatggagTTCTCAAATCAGACCCAATATACAACAGAGTAATGCGGACTCTGTTCTTACCCCGTTAGGGCTGTGCAAGGCTGCACCAGGCAATCTCTTTTCCCAATCTTTGGAGAACAGTCGCTAAAAGCAGTTTTGATGTCTGGCACAGACATGCAGTTCTAGGGGAGAAACAAAAACAGAAGTCTAAATGAATACAATCCTAGAGGATCTTCTAAGAGAGAATTCACCCATCTGTACCCTAATCACATGGATTTAGATTAAGATAACTTTATTGGTCATAGACACACAGTCCAGCTGAAATATGACTTCCACTTCTAccccaacccctctgaaagacaagcatacatacacatataggTTTttggagaggtgcagggggctgccataCTGGGCGCCCGGGGAGCTGTTGTAGTGGGGGGTTAAGTGCCATGCTCTAGGGTACAACAGCAGGCAaatggcatctaggatttgatACCAGCAACCCTCTGGTTGCCGGCTCACTTCCCCACAGATTTTTCCTGTCAGACCCCAGTTTCAAACTGTTAACTCTCCTGTTGCTGGCTTGCGTCTAACTGCCAGGCTGAATTTCAAAGAGTTAAAAAAATGATGCATTATGCTGAGCTTGGCAACATATAGTATGTTAAACACTGTTTTTGTCATCTACCAAGGTGTGCATGAGGGATGGATCATAGAGGCAAAACAATTTCTTTAACAGGCCTCGTCATATTTTGTTTATACAAGACGTGGTCAGTTTAGACAGGGCTACTCGTGATTTCAAAACAACCAGACATGACTGTAATACCTCCACATCCTGCTTGTTGGCGAGCACCAGGAGAGGCACACCTTCCAAAACCTCACTGCTGATCATTTTCTCTGGAAAAAGAAAACAGAACTGTCAGTCCAAGCTAAGGTTGAATTCTCTACCCTTCTCTTATGAGTGGATCTGCTGACAGCCTCTCAACAGTTTCTGCTCTGTACTGAAAgtgctctatcaaatcaaatcttgaAAAGGTCATTGCATTGGGATTGTATTAAGAGTAAACTAATGAACAAAATACTAATAGACAGTttgagtgaactatccctttaaagtcATTTGGTTGGTGTAAGCAGTGCCTAAGGAGTTTCTACCATATTCTCACACCAGTCCATTCCTTTGACAGCTATGATATGGAGTGAACAAGTGTACACTTCAGGAAGTGAATCAGACTGTAGCCCATGACAAAGATAAGTCCATAAGCCTTGTTGACATTCTTCACCAAATGCCTTGGACAACCTAGTGAGAAACTCACCAAAGGCCTCTTTTGATTCTGATAGGCGCTCCTCATCGGTGGAGTCTATCACATAGATCACTCCGTGGGACTCAGCATAGTACTGTGAATTCAAAGTTCACAAAGCCATGTTTCAGCAATCAACCTCAAATCAATGTAATCAGTTGACAGATAATGAGGCATATTGCATCATGCTAGATATCATTTATTTTGAGTGTGTGTAATTTGATATTGGTGTTCACTTTGTCCCACAGCGACTGAAGCTCCTCTTGACCACCAAGGTCCCAGAACATTAGACGAGCCTTGCCCACATCAATTGTGCCGACTTGTGAGGAGAGAGTAGCAGAACATATTACAATGGCATGAACTCATGGAAAGCAATGTACTACAATTGAATGCAACAAACAAATGTCGGTCTTGTTGGTTGGCTACTTACTGTTAAGACCAACTGTAGTGGTGATTTTGGACAAATTCATTCCCTTGTAGTTCTTACTGAACTTGGTCTTAGTCTGTTCCAGAAAGGTCTGTGTGTGTAGGAAAGACATGCCTAATCAAACAAGCAGCAGCACTTTCTCCAACAAAGAGACAAACAATAAACAGTAATATCAACCTGCTCTTCTAACTAAAAGACTAACCGTTTTTCCTGCATTGTCCAGTCCTAGGATCAAGATGCAGTATTCGTCCTTCTGGAACACGTATTTGTACAGACCAGATAATAAGGTGTACATCTTAggattgtaaacaaacactagcTGATGCGCAAGGCGAGCACCAACTCACATCGTGGAAAGATCCAGCTGTGAGGCTAGCCAGAGTTAGCAAGTCGAATTAGCTAACTGTTACCTGACTAGCTgttcagctagctaacgttacctgtGGTTTGAATCAAgcaagttagctaacgttactagTTCGTAATCGATACTAGCTAGCTGACTTGACACCAAACACTAAAGTAAAATATAACTAATGCGCCAATCAAGGAACAAATACTTGGCTAACTACAGTAGCTTGCTAATGCTAACTTTTATAGCTGTATATCTCGTTAATGCCGCTGACGAGTATAAACAGATATTTGCTAGCGGACAATTTCAGCAACTCACAAATCGCAAAAGGAGATCAAGGGCACGCTAGCTATCTCAACAACATGAC
This genomic window from Oncorhynchus nerka isolate Pitt River linkage group LG2, Oner_Uvic_2.0, whole genome shotgun sequence contains:
- the LOC115143973 gene encoding ADP-ribosylation factor-related protein 1; protein product: MYTLLSGLYKYVFQKDEYCILILGLDNAGKTTFLEQTKTKFSKNYKGMNLSKITTTVGLNIGTIDVGKARLMFWDLGGQEELQSLWDKYYAESHGVIYVIDSTDEERLSESKEAFEKMISSEVLEGVPLLVLANKQDVENCMSVPDIKTAFSDCSPKIGKRDCLVQPCTALTGQGVNEGIEWMVKCVIRNIHRTPRQKDIT